CCCAAATACTCGCGATTCTTCTCCGCCTCGGTCCCTTCCCCCCTGGCTTATCCGGTTCTCCGAAGAACTATTTCGTGCCAGGCCTCTTCTGCCACGTCAGCTCAATCTTCCGTCAATGAAAAAGGTTAATGTTCGCTTCCGATTCTTAGTGTGCTTTATTTGATCTCTTGTAAGTGATGTTGTTTCTGATAAGAACTAGATTGGTGTTTGTGTTGAATCGACCGGGATTTGTGTTAAGACTTCGTTTAGTTGTGAGATTCAACTTGCTTTATAGGCATGCATGAGTGAAATGTTGGacaatttctcaaaattatttatCGTGAATTAGGGTTTAATAGTTGGAAATGCTAATGTTATTCAACAATAGAGatttcagttttttattttttatttttttcacatatttGTTCGTGTAGCTAATAGTTATTGAAGTAAAAGTTGTCTTGTGAAGGTTGAAATTCATGATTTGAGAATACAGTAGTCTTTTATAATGTCGTTTGGTTTCTTTGAGCTGTTCACGACCCATCTATGTATAAATTTACTGTGGCAGCTTGTTCACTGCTTTGTAaatctttcttcattttatataagttgttttttcagttttttaataaaataacctttGTTTCCATATTCGGATATGTTGTTGGAGTTTATCATGAAAATGTTTTTGGTCCTCGTGTTATTGTGCAAGGTATGTGCAAAGAAGCTTTGTTCATTGCATATCAATTTAAAACTTGTCATAGCTGTCTTTGTTAATTGAATTGCAAGCCAAAGAACAGTTGAGCAACACTAGGTTGCTTGGGTTTTGTATTTTACAGCAAAAGCAGAGCTAAAGGATTTTTTGCACATTAGTGATTTTGACAAAGGCACCATATTGAAGATTTTAGACCAGGCTGCTGAAGTCAAGGCACTGCTTAAATCTGGAGACAGGACATTTCTGCCATTTAAAGGTAAGACAATGTCAATGATCTTTGCCAAGCCATCAATGAGAACTAGGGTATCGTTTGAGACAGGGTTTTCCCTGTTGGGAGGTCATGCTATATATTTAGGACCAGATGATATCCAGATGGGTAAGCGAGAGGAGACACGTGATGTTGCTCGTGTTTTGTGTCACTACAATGACATTATTATGGCACGTGTCTTTGCTCATCAGGTATGCTGGTGAGTTTCTTATGTCAGGGTAGGTGTTGTTTACGCATGCAGTTAACAATGTAGAGGAAAACTGAAATAAATTAGGAAAATATGTCAATATGCACCGTCTTGCTAATGTTATCTATTCTGTTGCAGGACATTCTTGATCTGGCTAAATATGCTACTGTACCTGTCATCAATGGGTTGACAGACTACAACCATCCTTGCCAAATAATGGCTGATGCCCTCACCATTATTGAACACATTGGTCAGTTGGAAGGAACCAAGGTTAGCCCATCAGTTTCATGTGATTTCTGTTTATCGTCATACACCTTGattgaatattttgttttatgtgCTGCTGTCTAACTGTTTGAGGGTAATGCAAAATCAGGTGGTCTATGTTGGAGATGGAAATAATATTGTACATTCTTGGTTGTTGTTGGCTTCAGTTATTCCTTTCCACTTTGTTTGTGCATGCCCAGAAGGTTTCGAACCAGATAGAGAAACAGTTGAGAAGGCTCAGCATGCTGGAATTAGCAAAATCGAGATTACAAATGATCCAAAAGAGGCTATCAATGGTGCCGATGTTGTGTACTCTGATGTGTGGGCAAGCATGGGGCAAAAGGAAGAGGCTGCATATCGCCGACAAGTGTTTCAAGGATTTCAGGTACTATTTGTTTTAGTAACATTTGTcttgttaattattaatatttatttctatatatttatgGCACCAAGCGTTTCAAGCATTTCAAACATATTTTTGACCTGCAAGATAGTTTGCGTAGAATATTGCTTGATACCTTTTGTATTGGAAATTTTCTATCTGCTATCTGCTGTCTGGTAATGAGCCATGAGTACTAGTCAAAGTTGTTGCTTCAAGTCTATTCCCCGCATATATTTACTGGCAAATTTTTACAGGTGGATGAAGCTCTCATGAAGTTAGCAGGCTCAAATGCTTATTTTATGCATTGCTTGCCTGCTGAAAGGGGAGTGGAGGTGACTGATGGCGTTATTGAAGCCCCAAACTCCATTGTCTTCCAACAAGCTGAGAATCGGATGCATGCACAGAATGCAATAATGCTTCACCTCCTCGGTTTGTAATTGTGCTATTCATGACTAGTGCCTACCCTTTATGAAGTCTTCTGAAGTTGCAATCATTGCAAACCCTTTCAATTTTCGGTTACATATTTCAGTAGAACAGCTGTAAAAAGGATTTGTATTTTACCGAGTGTTTCCTGCAATTAGTTTTGAAGTAGTTACTGTGGTTTAAATCGAAGATGTACAAAAATTCAGGTAATCCTGTGCTCTATAGTGCGCATCTCCCTTGGATAGGGGCAGATTCTAGTTTGTTTATCGGCTCAAATCGAACGAACTtgaaatgattttgatttagacaaattcaagcttgagtttgagtttacaaatttatattgttaaattcgaattttagaGATATTCAGTTCCTTAAACTTGTGAGTTTGAAAAAACccaattttaattagttaaaacGGTAATGTCTTAATTAATTTAGCTTAACCATGATATAGAATTAAAACcgaacttaagtttgatttggtACTATAGTCAAACCTGTACTCAGTTTTCTTAAAGCCAAATCGACTCAAATTGATTTTAGGGAAATTCATCTCTATGcttgagttcaaatttttaaaactgagtTATACGAGAACTGGCTTTATGCCGGAGCTGGGCTAAGcactcaaatccagccctatcGTTTGGAATAATTTTGACAGCTAAGCAGCTGGCAGAGACAATAAAGTATAAAAAGAATGGCTAAA
This is a stretch of genomic DNA from Mangifera indica cultivar Alphonso chromosome 11, CATAS_Mindica_2.1, whole genome shotgun sequence. It encodes these proteins:
- the LOC123228564 gene encoding ornithine transcarbamylase, chloroplastic, whose amino-acid sequence is MAAISCNCALGSDKMAFSASSSSLLRRIHPKYSRFFSASVPSPLAYPVLRRTISCQASSATSAQSSVNEKAKAELKDFLHISDFDKGTILKILDQAAEVKALLKSGDRTFLPFKGKTMSMIFAKPSMRTRVSFETGFSLLGGHAIYLGPDDIQMGKREETRDVARVLCHYNDIIMARVFAHQDILDLAKYATVPVINGLTDYNHPCQIMADALTIIEHIGQLEGTKVVYVGDGNNIVHSWLLLASVIPFHFVCACPEGFEPDRETVEKAQHAGISKIEITNDPKEAINGADVVYSDVWASMGQKEEAAYRRQVFQGFQVDEALMKLAGSNAYFMHCLPAERGVEVTDGVIEAPNSIVFQQAENRMHAQNAIMLHLLGL